Proteins encoded by one window of Cydia fagiglandana chromosome Z, ilCydFagi1.1, whole genome shotgun sequence:
- the LOC134678661 gene encoding uncharacterized protein LOC134678661 yields the protein MMYIFLSGFLLCVAAITQPGLFDAPVNEIPVETDDDRLNQALLLVDILKSEYLKLLRERSGGAATDPVTVEQSTCATTAGDGSTGESLLTTEKQKTEVPISSPDTLAEIPSGRRNYAALVYPAAPPDPWGWPVPATPVPSRRFYDIMPEPVPPIYPNMISYPRRNFRRNFPEYSYYYGPYRRRVIYDENREETAREIKTSTITTKTTASTRKATRKTSQLFGGRRRFNTQMRRSSYQNPRRSGDIGEPDKNADIENNKTTTTTPDTSSTNANSSIITDKSTPANGTTVSKRDTSTTPTTNKSKSHHTIHPKVPTTPTTTDKWPAFLFKSTLRVFLENSTPLPIPLPENNAFCFTNPRNALCRSP from the exons atgatgtacatatttttatccgGTTTTTTACTGTGTGTAGCAGCGATAACTCAACCTGGATTATTCGACGCCCCCGTCAATGAAATTCCCGTGGAGACGGACGACGACAGATTAAATCAGGCTTTGCTTTTAGTAGATATCCTGAAATCAG AGTATCTTAAACTGCTGCGAGAGCGCTCTGGGGGAGCCGCGACGGATCCCGTCACAGTGGAGCAGTCAACCTGCGCGACTACCGCGGGTGATGGCTCCACCGGCGAATCGTTACTCACCACAGAGAAACAGAAAACCGAAGTGCCGATTTCAA GTCCTGACACATTAGCCGAAATACCAAGTGGACGCCGGAACTATGCTGCCCTGGTGTACCCTGCTGCGCCCCCCGACCCGTGGGGGTGGCCGGTACCAGCCACACCGGTCCCTTCCAGGCGTTTCTATGACATAATGCCTGAGCCAGTACCACCCATTTATCCGAATATGATCTCATATCCTCGCC GAAATTTTCGACGTAACTTCCCGGAATACTCATACTATTATG gacCCTATAGAAGAAGGGTTATCTATGATGAAAACCGTGAAGAAACGGCTAGAG aAATTAAAACGAGTACAATTACTACGAAGACGACAGCTTCAACGAGGAAAGCTACAAGGAAAACGAGCCAGCTATTCGGTGGCCGCAGACGTTTCAATACGCAAATGCGTAGAAGTAGCTACC AAAATCCACGCAGGTCTGGAGATATTGGAGAGCCGGATAAAAACGCAGATATTGAAAACAATAAAACTACAACAACAACACCTGACACAAGCAGTACAAATGCAAACAGCTCGATAATAACCGACAAAAGCACACCCGCGAACGGGACAACTGTATCCAAGAGAGATACAAGTACCACCCCAACAACGAACAAATCGAAATCACATCATACAATTCATCCGAAAGTGCCAACCACTCCGACGACTACAGATAAATGGCCAGCGTTCCTTTTCAAATCAACGTTAAGGGTATTTTTAGAAAACAGCACACCCCTGCCAATACCCCTTCcggaaaacaatgcattttgcTTTACAAACCCCAGAAATGCGCTGTGTCGCTCTCCTTAA
- the LOC134678936 gene encoding uncharacterized protein LOC134678936 isoform X1, with product MIFPFIIICFYLIVLSQERLQYDVTTANQVVLINSDDDELNQALLLIDMLKTDDLKLLRQKSEVAENVTAMVEQSTGAATPATTFLENRMSESTLNPTIVTISTTTTKVPHDEKRDSTTPNKGAAAWQSWHPPMGHAAPMFPARWADLGTTRTYSYTMPLYDAPNPPRQPRPLRLPLRPWRRFFPDSFFYDVHPRRFPKYLPFRRPDRPSTLATTRANIVQKTVTTEIPTKSTKNIKHTSSKTTSKSLRTSNGRTFRQRTSKKATFHKKASTYIENTDPVEAEVASELLKEFKLINITPKNKIRKIVTVGSTSTE from the exons ATGATTTTtccctttattattatttgcttttatttaatagtgttaTCTCAAGAAAGATTACAATATGATGTGACTACCGCTAATCAGGTCGTTTTAATAAATTCGGACGACGACGAGTTGAATCAAGCTTTACTTCTAATAGACATGCTGAAAACAG ATGACCTCAAGCTATTACGCCAAAAGTCTGAAGTAGCCGAGAATGTTACCGCGATGGTCGAACAATCCACTGGCGCAGCAACGCCAGCAACTACTTTCCTGGAAAATCGAATGTCTGAATCGACGCTAAATCCAACCATTGTCACTATTTCTACAACTACAA CCAAAGTACCTCACGACGAGAAAAGAGATTCCACCACACCCAATAAAGGCGCCGCGGCATGGCAGTCGTGGCACCCCCCGATGGGTCACGCCGCGCCCATGTTTCCGGCGCGGTGGGCAGACCTCGGCACCACGAGGACTTACAGCTACACGATGCCATTGTACGATGCACCTAATCCACCAAGACAGCCGCGTCCACTGCGTCTACCACTAAGGCCTTGGAGACGTTTCTTTCCTGATTCTTTTTTTTACG ATGTTCATCCTCGTCGATTTCCTAAATATCTCC CTTTTAGACGTCCGGACCGTCCGTCAACACTAGCAACAACTAGAGCTAATATTGTTCAAAAGACGGTAACAACAGAGATACCTACAAAAAGTACTAAGAATATTAAACACACATCTAGTAAAACCACTTCGAAATCTCTACGCACCTCTAATGGGCGTACATTTCGGCAACGAACTTCTAAAAAGG CTACATTTCATAAAAAGGCTTCaacgtacatagaaaatacCGATCCAGTAGAAGCAGAGGTAGCTTCAGAACTTTTAAAAGAATTCAAACTGATAAATATTACTCcaaaaaacaaaataagaaaaatagTGACTGTAGGCAGCACAAGCACAGAATAA
- the LOC134678936 gene encoding uncharacterized protein LOC134678936 isoform X2, translating into MVYAHKIKFHRFVLSQERLQYDVTTANQVVLINSDDDELNQALLLIDMLKTDDLKLLRQKSEVAENVTAMVEQSTGAATPATTFLENRMSESTLNPTIVTISTTTTKVPHDEKRDSTTPNKGAAAWQSWHPPMGHAAPMFPARWADLGTTRTYSYTMPLYDAPNPPRQPRPLRLPLRPWRRFFPDSFFYDVHPRRFPKYLPFRRPDRPSTLATTRANIVQKTVTTEIPTKSTKNIKHTSSKTTSKSLRTSNGRTFRQRTSKKATFHKKASTYIENTDPVEAEVASELLKEFKLINITPKNKIRKIVTVGSTSTE; encoded by the exons ATGGTTTACgcacataaaataaaatttcatagaTTCG tgttaTCTCAAGAAAGATTACAATATGATGTGACTACCGCTAATCAGGTCGTTTTAATAAATTCGGACGACGACGAGTTGAATCAAGCTTTACTTCTAATAGACATGCTGAAAACAG ATGACCTCAAGCTATTACGCCAAAAGTCTGAAGTAGCCGAGAATGTTACCGCGATGGTCGAACAATCCACTGGCGCAGCAACGCCAGCAACTACTTTCCTGGAAAATCGAATGTCTGAATCGACGCTAAATCCAACCATTGTCACTATTTCTACAACTACAA CCAAAGTACCTCACGACGAGAAAAGAGATTCCACCACACCCAATAAAGGCGCCGCGGCATGGCAGTCGTGGCACCCCCCGATGGGTCACGCCGCGCCCATGTTTCCGGCGCGGTGGGCAGACCTCGGCACCACGAGGACTTACAGCTACACGATGCCATTGTACGATGCACCTAATCCACCAAGACAGCCGCGTCCACTGCGTCTACCACTAAGGCCTTGGAGACGTTTCTTTCCTGATTCTTTTTTTTACG ATGTTCATCCTCGTCGATTTCCTAAATATCTCC CTTTTAGACGTCCGGACCGTCCGTCAACACTAGCAACAACTAGAGCTAATATTGTTCAAAAGACGGTAACAACAGAGATACCTACAAAAAGTACTAAGAATATTAAACACACATCTAGTAAAACCACTTCGAAATCTCTACGCACCTCTAATGGGCGTACATTTCGGCAACGAACTTCTAAAAAGG CTACATTTCATAAAAAGGCTTCaacgtacatagaaaatacCGATCCAGTAGAAGCAGAGGTAGCTTCAGAACTTTTAAAAGAATTCAAACTGATAAATATTACTCcaaaaaacaaaataagaaaaatagTGACTGTAGGCAGCACAAGCACAGAATAA
- the LOC134679186 gene encoding A disintegrin and metalloproteinase with thrombospondin motifs adt-2-like — protein MIAKMNMQDDNKIVLKPAELAGLVLKERIKSELKKTRSCSKQYMHIGTSTDADADIEELQITSNILDESDNDSEMLHNRKMWSRWSKWGSCSVSCGSGFMVRRRACVAGRCASGEREEQRRPCRRTPCPSTTQDYDLEPTTKSLLVT, from the exons ATGATAGCAAAAATGAATATGCAAGATGAtaacaaaattgtattgaagccTGCAGAATTGGCTGGTCTCGTATTAAAAGAGCGAATAAAGTCAGAACTTAAGAAAACAAGATCATGCAGCAAACAATACATGCACATAGGAACGAGTACTGATGCTGACGCTGACATTGAAGAGTTGCAGATTACGAGCAATATATTAG aTGAAAGCGATAACGACAGTGAAATGTTGCACAACCGCAAAATGTGGAGCCGTTGGAGCAAGTGGGGATCTTGTTCGGTGAGCTGCGGCTCGGGGTTCATGGTGCGGCGGCGAGCGTGCGTGGCCGGCCGCTGCGCCAGCGGCGAGCGCGAGGAGCAACGCCGCCCGTGCCGCCGCACGCCCTGCCCCTCAACCACGCAGGACTATGACCTAGAACCAACCACCAAATCTTTGCTTGttacataa
- the LOC134679033 gene encoding MAGUK p55 subfamily member 7 isoform X2, translated as MDTPSENWDPALTRLLSSLKEVQSGGEDVAFLSELLQSKQLHALVQVHNKIAAKGKDDKFFPLLSNAMQVTLEVLDLLGNVVSVSKEYQELLSLLQKPHFQAILCTHDAVAQKDYYPHLPDVPSDADEEEETVKIVQLVKSDEPLGATIKTDEETGKIVIARVMHGGAADRSGLIHAGDEVIEVNGITVENKTPADVLAILQSSEGTITFKLVPSFGKGGSRESKVRVRALFNYSSADDPYIPCKEAGLNFKKGDVLHIVSQDDAYWWQARREGERIMRAGLIPSRALQEGRIIHERQTDPQTMEGKPALCSPSGGGGECTPQTPCSPTPTGTALLPCKTVPKVRKVIYDITENDDFDREVIPTYEEVARLYPRPGLVRPLVLVGAPGVGRNELRRRLIATDPDKFVTPVPYTSRPAKASEQNGKEYMFVTREAMEKDIADGKFIEHGEYKGNLYGTTAESVETIINSGRVCVLSPHWQALKMLRTARLRPYIVFVRPPPLGRLAATRAAHHARSSFDKESSRAFTEEELSDIIRSSNRINFLYGYMFDEEIVNEELAGALAQLLKAAWRVQSEPLWVPASWVQ; from the exons atggaTACACCATCTGAGAACTGGGACCcag CACTTACTCGTCTATTGAGCTCACTGAAGGAAGTCCAATCAGGCGGTGAAGATGTAGCTTTTTTGAGTGAACTTCTACAGTCGAAGCAGCTTCATGCATTAGTTCAAGTTCACAACAAGATTGCAGCAAAAGGAAAGGATGACAAATTCTTCCCACTGCTGTCAAATGCTATGCAAGTCACACTCGAAGTTCTGGATTTGTTGGGCAATGTGGTGTCAGTCTCCAAAGAATATCAGGAGCTTCTGAGTCTATTACAGAAACCACATTTccag GCAATATTATGCACACATGATGCTGTGGCGCAGAAAGACTACTACCCCCACCTCCCCGATGTCCCGTCAGATGCagatgaagaagaagaaacagtcAAAATTGTTCAACTAGTGAAGAGTGACGAACCACTG GGTGCGACGATCAAGACGGACGAGGAGACGGGGAAGATCGTGATAGCGCGCGTGATGCACGGCGGCGCGGCGGACCGCTCGGGGCTCATCCACGCCGGCGACGAGGTCATCGAGGTCAACGGGATCACCGTCGAGAACAAGACGCCCGCCGACGTGCTCGCCATCCTG CAAAGCTCGGAAGGCACGATAACTTTCAAACTGGTGCCGTCGTTCGGGAAGGGTGGTTCGCGCGAGAGCAAAGTGAGGGTTCGGGCCCTGTTCAATTACAGTTCGGCCGATGACCCCTATATCCCTTGCAAGGAAGCGGGGCTCAACTTCAAGAAAGGTGACGTTTTGCACATCGTATCACAGGATGACGCGTACTG GTGGCAAGCGCGTCGGGAGGGGGAGAGGATCATGAGAGCCGGGCTAATACCATCGAGGGCCTTGCAGGAAGGTCGGATAATCCATGAAAGGCAAACCGACCCACAGACAATGGAAG GCAAGCCGGCGCTGTGCAGCCCTTCGGGCGGCGGCGGGGAGTGCACGCCGCAGACGCCCTGCTCGCCGACGCCGACCGGCACGGCGCTGCTGCCCTGCAAGACCGTGCCCAAAGTCAGGAAGGTCATATACGACATCACCGAGAACGACGACTTCGACCGAGAG GTGATACCGACGTACGAGGAGGTGGCGCGGCTGTACCCGCGGCCGGGGCTGGTGCGGCCGCTGGTGCTGGTGGGCGCGCCGGGCGTCGGCCGCAACGAGCTCCGCCGGCGGCTCATCGCCACCGACCCCGACAAGTTCGTCACCCCCGTGCCCT ACACGTCCAGACCGGCAAAGGCGAGCGAGCAGAACGGCAAGGAGTACATGTTCGTGACGCGGGAGGCGATGGAGAAGGACATCGCGGACGGCAAGTTCATCGAGCACGGCGAGTACAAGGGCAACCTGTACGGCACCACCGCCGAGAGCGTCGAGACCATCATCAACTCAG GTCGCGTGTGCGTGCTGAGCCCGCACTGGCAGGCGCTGAAGATGCTGCGCACGGCGCGGCTGCGGCCCTACATCGTGTTCGTGCGGCCACCGCCGCTCGGGCGGCTCGCCGCCACGCGCGCCGCGCACCACGCGCGCTCCTCCTTCGACAAGGAGAGCTCCCGAGCCTTCACG GAGGAAGAGTTGTCCGACATCATCCGGTCGTCGAACCGCATCAACTTCCTGTACGGGTACATGTTCGACGAGGAGATCGTGAACGAGGAGCTGGCCGGCGCGCTCGCGCAGCTGCTCAAGGCCGCCTGGCGCGTGCAGTCCGAGCCGCTCTGGGTGCCCGCCTCCTGGGTGCAGTAG
- the LOC134679033 gene encoding MAGUK p55 subfamily member 7 isoform X1, which translates to MDTPSENWDPALTRLLSSLKEVQSGGEDVAFLSELLQSKQLHALVQVHNKIAAKGKDDKFFPLLSNAMQVTLEVLDLLGNVVSVSKEYQELLSLLQKPHFQAILCTHDAVAQKDYYPHLPDVPSDADEEEETVKIVQLVKSDEPLGGAQSAEPIVGATIKTDEETGKIVIARVMHGGAADRSGLIHAGDEVIEVNGITVENKTPADVLAILQSSEGTITFKLVPSFGKGGSRESKVRVRALFNYSSADDPYIPCKEAGLNFKKGDVLHIVSQDDAYWWQARREGERIMRAGLIPSRALQEGRIIHERQTDPQTMEGKPALCSPSGGGGECTPQTPCSPTPTGTALLPCKTVPKVRKVIYDITENDDFDREVIPTYEEVARLYPRPGLVRPLVLVGAPGVGRNELRRRLIATDPDKFVTPVPYTSRPAKASEQNGKEYMFVTREAMEKDIADGKFIEHGEYKGNLYGTTAESVETIINSGRVCVLSPHWQALKMLRTARLRPYIVFVRPPPLGRLAATRAAHHARSSFDKESSRAFTEEELSDIIRSSNRINFLYGYMFDEEIVNEELAGALAQLLKAAWRVQSEPLWVPASWVQ; encoded by the exons atggaTACACCATCTGAGAACTGGGACCcag CACTTACTCGTCTATTGAGCTCACTGAAGGAAGTCCAATCAGGCGGTGAAGATGTAGCTTTTTTGAGTGAACTTCTACAGTCGAAGCAGCTTCATGCATTAGTTCAAGTTCACAACAAGATTGCAGCAAAAGGAAAGGATGACAAATTCTTCCCACTGCTGTCAAATGCTATGCAAGTCACACTCGAAGTTCTGGATTTGTTGGGCAATGTGGTGTCAGTCTCCAAAGAATATCAGGAGCTTCTGAGTCTATTACAGAAACCACATTTccag GCAATATTATGCACACATGATGCTGTGGCGCAGAAAGACTACTACCCCCACCTCCCCGATGTCCCGTCAGATGCagatgaagaagaagaaacagtcAAAATTGTTCAACTAGTGAAGAGTGACGAACCACTG GGTGGAGCCCAGAGTGCCGAGCCAATCGTG GGTGCGACGATCAAGACGGACGAGGAGACGGGGAAGATCGTGATAGCGCGCGTGATGCACGGCGGCGCGGCGGACCGCTCGGGGCTCATCCACGCCGGCGACGAGGTCATCGAGGTCAACGGGATCACCGTCGAGAACAAGACGCCCGCCGACGTGCTCGCCATCCTG CAAAGCTCGGAAGGCACGATAACTTTCAAACTGGTGCCGTCGTTCGGGAAGGGTGGTTCGCGCGAGAGCAAAGTGAGGGTTCGGGCCCTGTTCAATTACAGTTCGGCCGATGACCCCTATATCCCTTGCAAGGAAGCGGGGCTCAACTTCAAGAAAGGTGACGTTTTGCACATCGTATCACAGGATGACGCGTACTG GTGGCAAGCGCGTCGGGAGGGGGAGAGGATCATGAGAGCCGGGCTAATACCATCGAGGGCCTTGCAGGAAGGTCGGATAATCCATGAAAGGCAAACCGACCCACAGACAATGGAAG GCAAGCCGGCGCTGTGCAGCCCTTCGGGCGGCGGCGGGGAGTGCACGCCGCAGACGCCCTGCTCGCCGACGCCGACCGGCACGGCGCTGCTGCCCTGCAAGACCGTGCCCAAAGTCAGGAAGGTCATATACGACATCACCGAGAACGACGACTTCGACCGAGAG GTGATACCGACGTACGAGGAGGTGGCGCGGCTGTACCCGCGGCCGGGGCTGGTGCGGCCGCTGGTGCTGGTGGGCGCGCCGGGCGTCGGCCGCAACGAGCTCCGCCGGCGGCTCATCGCCACCGACCCCGACAAGTTCGTCACCCCCGTGCCCT ACACGTCCAGACCGGCAAAGGCGAGCGAGCAGAACGGCAAGGAGTACATGTTCGTGACGCGGGAGGCGATGGAGAAGGACATCGCGGACGGCAAGTTCATCGAGCACGGCGAGTACAAGGGCAACCTGTACGGCACCACCGCCGAGAGCGTCGAGACCATCATCAACTCAG GTCGCGTGTGCGTGCTGAGCCCGCACTGGCAGGCGCTGAAGATGCTGCGCACGGCGCGGCTGCGGCCCTACATCGTGTTCGTGCGGCCACCGCCGCTCGGGCGGCTCGCCGCCACGCGCGCCGCGCACCACGCGCGCTCCTCCTTCGACAAGGAGAGCTCCCGAGCCTTCACG GAGGAAGAGTTGTCCGACATCATCCGGTCGTCGAACCGCATCAACTTCCTGTACGGGTACATGTTCGACGAGGAGATCGTGAACGAGGAGCTGGCCGGCGCGCTCGCGCAGCTGCTCAAGGCCGCCTGGCGCGTGCAGTCCGAGCCGCTCTGGGTGCCCGCCTCCTGGGTGCAGTAG